From a region of the Pseudanabaena sp. BC1403 genome:
- a CDS encoding pseudaminic acid biosynthesis-associated methylase, translating to MSFNSEQEEFWAATYAEDYIKKNHEFDHNLGAEVWAKILANIHGEINTFLECGCNIGRNIEQIKQILPNAQPSIIEISEPAFNFVISCHNFNHAFNGAILDSSFDSNSFDLVFTMGVLIHINPDQLLTHMEKMFWYSSKYILMGEYFNRTPISLEYQGEKDKLFKRDFGKLFIKNFSVRLVDYGFLWGHIYDSAGFDDITWWLFEKN from the coding sequence ATGTCATTCAATAGTGAACAAGAAGAATTTTGGGCAGCTACATATGCTGAAGACTACATTAAAAAGAACCATGAGTTTGATCACAATCTTGGAGCTGAAGTATGGGCAAAGATACTTGCGAACATTCACGGGGAGATAAACACGTTTTTAGAATGTGGTTGCAATATTGGTCGAAATATTGAACAAATCAAGCAGATTTTACCTAATGCTCAGCCTTCAATCATTGAAATTAGTGAACCTGCTTTTAACTTTGTGATCTCTTGCCATAATTTTAACCATGCTTTTAATGGCGCAATTTTAGATTCATCATTTGACTCTAACTCTTTTGATTTAGTCTTTACTATGGGGGTTCTAATTCATATTAACCCAGATCAACTACTTACACATATGGAAAAAATGTTTTGGTATTCATCCAAATATATTTTGATGGGTGAATATTTTAATCGAACACCGATTTCACTTGAATATCAGGGAGAGAAAGATAAATTGTTTAAACGTGATTTTGGAAAACTATTTATCAAAAACTTTAGTGTGCGCTTAGTTGACTATGGATTTCTATGGGGACACATCTATGATTCTGCTGGATTTGATGACATAACATGGTGGTTATTTGAAAAGAATTAA
- the pseF gene encoding pseudaminic acid cytidylyltransferase yields the protein MKIAVIPARGGSKRIPRKNIKTFFGKPMIAWSIKKAIASELFDKIIISTDDDEIAKIATKYGAEVPFIRPAELANDYTGTTEVIAHATQWFIDQGWQISSVCCIYATAPFIQVEDLRRAWQTLESGNWAYAFSATDFAAPIFRAFSEHPDGGIEMFFPEHFSTRSQDLPRALHDAGQFYWGQPSAWLENKRVFDRHSVPVLIPRWSVQDIDNEEDWIRAEMIAPMIINRKS from the coding sequence ATGAAAATTGCTGTGATTCCTGCACGAGGAGGAAGCAAACGCATTCCGAGAAAAAATATTAAGACTTTTTTTGGAAAGCCTATGATTGCCTGGTCAATTAAGAAGGCGATCGCTTCTGAACTATTTGATAAAATCATCATTTCTACTGATGACGATGAAATTGCTAAAATCGCTACAAAATATGGTGCAGAAGTTCCGTTCATACGTCCCGCAGAGCTTGCCAATGATTACACAGGTACAACCGAGGTGATTGCCCATGCCACCCAATGGTTTATCGATCAAGGTTGGCAAATTTCTTCTGTTTGTTGTATCTATGCAACAGCACCTTTTATCCAAGTAGAAGATCTTAGACGAGCTTGGCAAACATTAGAGTCTGGTAACTGGGCATACGCTTTTTCAGCAACAGATTTTGCCGCGCCGATCTTTCGGGCATTCAGCGAACATCCTGATGGCGGTATCGAGATGTTCTTCCCAGAGCATTTTTCAACTCGTTCTCAAGACTTACCTAGAGCTTTGCATGATGCAGGGCAATTTTATTGGGGACAACCATCGGCTTGGCTAGAGAACAAACGCGTTTTTGATCGTCATTCTGTACCCGTACTGATACCAAGATGGTCTGTGCAGGATATTGATAATGAAGAAGATTGGATACGAGCTGAGATGATTGCGCCTATGATCATAAATAGGAAATCCTAA
- a CDS encoding aminopeptidase P family N-terminal domain-containing protein, giving the protein MVLLQTLPAESLSPSLESKETARKFAALRSQLAKHKLDAYFVPSADEHLNEYLPEAKQRRQWISGFTGSAGDFLISTEQAWVFVDSRYYEQADMQVDANLQKVCKVGLEEHPTVEEVLEELGQNAAKQLQTFRLGIDPFTITVAQYRRFSERLSDGGVQIVPIIENLVDAVRSQSPWIESEPIPPFGDQPVITLPDSVTGESLAKKLERVREVMGKKKAAILPVTKLDQIAWLYNLRGRDVECNPVFISYAIVTTTDAYLFTNTSRIDDPVRQALAGQVQILDYEQYIPILRSLVAEQKNVLVAIAQTTYGTYLQLKDVKAKIVGAEHPIETFKAHKNAVEIAQMQQANLKASLAKTLTLKWIEEQISVGNTISERDVANKIEGLYKQQEGFYDLSFPTIAGTGANGSIVHYSNPNPDCKLLHGELLLLDSGSQFYGGTTDDTRAISIGKPTEEQCDRYTEVLKSHINCAMQKFPKGTTGSQIDGIARSSMWQSGLDFGHGTGHGVGVFLNVHEGPNGISKRVNQSLDLGTINSIEPGYYEPQWGGIRLENLYFVKEVATELDSPQKSNPNKTPWYEFESLTYIPFDKKLIDRSKLNPQQISWLESYYAAVVQKLSPLLTEEETIWLNQACSF; this is encoded by the coding sequence ATGGTTTTATTGCAGACTTTGCCCGCAGAATCACTTAGCCCATCTCTTGAATCAAAAGAAACCGCTCGGAAATTTGCCGCTCTGCGATCGCAACTCGCCAAACATAAGTTAGATGCCTATTTTGTCCCTTCAGCCGATGAGCATCTCAATGAATATTTGCCAGAAGCCAAACAACGTCGTCAATGGATTAGTGGCTTTACTGGCTCCGCAGGTGATTTTTTGATCAGCACTGAGCAAGCTTGGGTATTTGTGGATTCACGCTATTACGAACAAGCGGATATGCAAGTGGATGCAAATCTCCAAAAAGTCTGCAAAGTTGGTCTAGAAGAGCATCCAACCGTAGAAGAGGTGCTTGAAGAACTTGGTCAAAATGCTGCGAAACAATTACAAACCTTCCGATTGGGGATTGATCCCTTTACGATTACCGTCGCTCAATATCGACGCTTCTCAGAACGTTTAAGCGACGGTGGAGTGCAGATAGTTCCCATTATCGAAAACTTAGTAGATGCAGTGCGATCGCAAAGTCCTTGGATAGAAAGCGAACCTATTCCACCTTTTGGTGATCAACCTGTAATTACCCTTCCTGACTCAGTTACTGGTGAGAGTTTAGCCAAAAAATTAGAGCGCGTCCGTGAAGTGATGGGCAAGAAGAAAGCCGCAATTTTACCCGTGACTAAGCTCGATCAGATTGCATGGCTTTACAATTTGCGCGGTCGCGATGTTGAGTGCAATCCTGTATTTATTAGCTATGCGATCGTCACTACAACTGATGCATATCTTTTTACAAATACATCGCGCATTGATGACCCAGTGCGTCAGGCTCTGGCTGGACAGGTGCAAATTCTTGATTACGAGCAATACATTCCCATTTTGAGATCGCTAGTTGCTGAACAGAAGAATGTACTGGTTGCGATCGCTCAAACCACCTATGGCACATATCTACAACTTAAAGATGTCAAAGCGAAAATAGTTGGTGCTGAACACCCAATCGAGACTTTCAAAGCACACAAAAATGCTGTGGAAATCGCCCAAATGCAACAAGCTAACCTGAAGGCTAGCCTCGCCAAAACTCTTACTCTCAAATGGATAGAAGAACAGATCAGTGTTGGCAATACCATCAGTGAACGTGATGTTGCTAATAAAATTGAAGGCTTATATAAACAGCAAGAAGGTTTCTACGATCTCAGCTTCCCCACGATCGCAGGCACTGGCGCAAATGGCTCGATCGTCCATTACAGCAATCCTAATCCTGATTGTAAACTTCTTCATGGCGAATTGCTGCTGTTAGATTCTGGCTCACAATTTTACGGCGGGACTACCGATGATACTCGCGCCATTAGCATTGGTAAGCCTACAGAAGAGCAATGCGATCGCTATACGGAAGTTCTAAAATCACATATTAATTGCGCAATGCAAAAATTTCCTAAAGGCACGACAGGTAGCCAAATCGATGGTATTGCCCGTTCTTCAATGTGGCAAAGTGGACTAGATTTTGGACATGGTACTGGTCACGGCGTAGGCGTATTTCTCAATGTCCATGAGGGCCCAAATGGTATTAGTAAGCGCGTTAATCAATCTCTCGATCTGGGTACAATCAATAGCATCGAACCAGGCTACTATGAACCTCAATGGGGTGGTATTCGCTTGGAAAATCTCTATTTTGTAAAAGAAGTCGCGACTGAATTAGACAGTCCTCAGAAGTCAAACCCAAATAAAACTCCTTGGTACGAGTTTGAATCCTTGACCTATATTCCCTTTGACAAGAAACTGATCGATCGCAGCAAGCTCAATCCTCAACAAATCTCATGGCTGGAAAGCTACTATGCGGCTGTAGTGCAGAAATTATCTCCTTTACTTACAGAGGAGGAAACGATTTGGTTAAACCAAGCTTGTAGCTTTTGA
- a CDS encoding DedA family protein produces the protein MQEWITNTMNSLGYLGIGLLMFLENLFPPIPSELIMPLAGYTATFPNTQIQVIPAIAAGVIGTILGAIPWYYAGLLLGQQRLQLLASRYGKWIGISGEDIEKSTNWFQKHGSKAVLFGRLVPGIRTLISIPAGISKMPIVPFFIYSTIGTIVWVTLLTYAGYFLGKNYKLVEDYIDVITKVVVFGVLLAIASFIGYRLWKRSRK, from the coding sequence ATGCAGGAATGGATTACTAATACCATGAACTCCCTAGGCTATCTGGGGATCGGGCTACTGATGTTTTTAGAAAATCTCTTTCCACCAATTCCTTCAGAGTTAATTATGCCCTTGGCAGGATATACAGCAACTTTTCCCAATACACAAATTCAGGTTATTCCTGCGATCGCTGCGGGTGTGATCGGGACGATCTTGGGTGCAATCCCTTGGTACTATGCAGGATTATTGCTCGGACAGCAGAGATTGCAATTGTTAGCAAGCCGCTATGGTAAATGGATTGGCATTTCTGGCGAAGACATTGAGAAATCGACGAATTGGTTTCAAAAGCATGGTTCAAAGGCAGTTTTATTCGGTCGGCTCGTTCCTGGCATTCGCACTTTGATTTCCATTCCCGCAGGTATTAGCAAAATGCCTATAGTCCCGTTCTTTATCTATTCCACGATTGGGACAATTGTCTGGGTAACTTTATTAACCTATGCAGGGTATTTTTTGGGTAAGAACTACAAGCTGGTCGAAGACTATATTGATGTCATAACCAAGGTCGTAGTTTTCGGCGTTTTGCTAGCGATCGCTTCATTTATTGGCTATCGCCTATGGAAGCGATCGCGCAAATAA
- a CDS encoding after-VIT domain-containing protein: MRYSHSESNTLSRRYELPTCLLEVWTERSPLSDWQSQTVAQNLSFRLQLAHGKKIIKGNQQQIISLIEGVTAYCDHWLTQDDFETLDHAIAVPQLPKLQLSTLQLFDLYESLELCTNEFVILPNLVLEVRRLNPNWLKIVAGAIAIVGVSIGAIRLISPPFGEQPSYQIASTPSASDPEKASIPSVRLDNLDNKVENRAKVDASPKSTNPIALSPKPSLSEEKSNIAKAPAASSLSQSSQNINRDRKELEQSNKVAIAPESAVADSTNSQRATDNMRSIIGAIKPSSPTTKPRQLESPKKDNFSQSATIAGEPAPSAAPSAPLSIPSTESRMADGNAIANIRVNIKVLQIQSELPSDINSSLVRYIQTQQINASTTGTLTFELEIVGDRISNISTDNQGSILKDANSISEVEKLILEWRSPNPITGKVRLVLQLSP; encoded by the coding sequence ATGCGTTACTCACATTCGGAATCAAATACCTTGAGCCGCCGCTACGAATTGCCGACCTGTCTCTTAGAGGTCTGGACGGAGCGATCGCCTTTATCGGATTGGCAATCGCAGACCGTTGCTCAAAATTTGAGCTTTCGTCTGCAATTAGCTCACGGCAAAAAAATTATTAAAGGTAATCAGCAGCAAATTATCAGCTTAATCGAAGGCGTTACCGCTTATTGCGATCACTGGTTGACACAAGATGACTTTGAAACTCTCGATCATGCGATTGCTGTTCCCCAACTGCCGAAGTTGCAACTCTCGACCTTACAATTATTTGATCTATACGAAAGTCTAGAACTCTGTACCAATGAGTTTGTGATTTTGCCAAACTTAGTACTAGAAGTGCGCCGCCTCAATCCCAACTGGCTCAAAATTGTTGCAGGTGCGATCGCGATCGTCGGTGTCAGTATTGGCGCAATTCGTCTAATTTCACCACCCTTTGGTGAGCAACCCAGCTATCAAATTGCTTCTACGCCATCAGCTTCTGATCCTGAGAAAGCATCTATACCTTCCGTTAGATTAGACAACTTAGACAACAAAGTAGAAAATCGCGCAAAGGTGGATGCTTCACCAAAATCGACAAACCCGATTGCGCTTAGTCCCAAGCCTTCTCTTTCTGAAGAAAAAAGCAATATAGCAAAGGCTCCTGCTGCTTCTAGCCTCTCTCAATCCTCTCAAAATATAAATCGCGATCGCAAGGAGCTAGAGCAATCCAATAAAGTCGCGATCGCACCTGAATCTGCTGTTGCTGATTCTACTAATTCCCAACGTGCAACGGATAATATGCGTTCGATTATAGGTGCGATAAAACCATCAAGTCCCACGACAAAACCAAGGCAATTAGAGTCCCCAAAGAAAGACAATTTCTCTCAATCTGCAACAATTGCAGGAGAACCTGCTCCATCAGCAGCCCCATCTGCACCGTTATCTATTCCCTCGACAGAGTCTCGTATGGCTGATGGCAATGCCATAGCTAATATCAGAGTCAATATCAAAGTTTTACAGATTCAATCGGAATTGCCCAGTGATATAAACTCATCTTTAGTTCGTTACATCCAAACTCAGCAAATTAACGCATCCACAACAGGGACGCTCACTTTCGAGCTAGAGATTGTAGGCGATCGCATTAGCAATATATCTACTGATAATCAAGGTTCGATATTGAAAGATGCGAATTCGATCTCCGAAGTAGAAAAGCTCATTTTAGAATGGCGATCACCTAATCCTATCACTGGCAAAGTCCGTCTAGTACTGCAATTATCCCCATAA
- a CDS encoding FHA domain-containing protein, protein MIICPSCSHANPDGAVNCEACFTPLPIVKNIQCPSCGATVLSDAKFCGHCGFNLSAATAINPLPDINIESAIAPSIDPSTEVFPVPSISSAMSNSLPDAMAEDDSAANLVPNSFAEGATVPKFTDIENLLATEEQNPSVTTPMNEPISVPMSSVKTQLQQFAASLLHVQTNLNIEIPAHLPVVHIGKSNTVIPPDIDVSGFPDSDIVSRIHADIRAEAGSFYLEDTGSSNGTYVNNLPLPAGNRHKLRAGDRISLGKGDKVSFVFQLTS, encoded by the coding sequence ATGATTATTTGCCCAAGTTGCTCCCATGCTAATCCTGACGGAGCTGTAAACTGCGAAGCTTGTTTTACGCCGTTACCAATTGTCAAAAATATTCAATGCCCTAGTTGTGGTGCAACTGTGTTATCAGATGCTAAGTTTTGTGGGCATTGTGGGTTTAATCTGAGTGCGGCAACTGCAATCAATCCGCTCCCAGATATTAATATTGAAAGTGCGATCGCGCCATCAATCGATCCATCAACTGAAGTTTTCCCTGTACCATCTATTTCCAGCGCTATGTCAAATTCTCTTCCTGATGCAATGGCCGAAGATGATTCTGCCGCAAATTTAGTCCCTAATTCTTTTGCCGAGGGGGCAACTGTTCCTAAGTTTACCGATATCGAAAACTTGCTCGCAACAGAGGAGCAAAATCCATCTGTAACCACACCGATGAATGAGCCAATTAGTGTGCCGATGAGTAGTGTCAAGACGCAGTTACAGCAATTTGCTGCGTCTTTGCTCCATGTGCAGACTAATCTCAATATCGAAATTCCTGCGCATTTACCAGTTGTGCATATTGGTAAATCAAATACGGTAATTCCTCCCGATATTGATGTGTCGGGTTTCCCAGATTCAGATATTGTTTCGCGCATCCATGCGGATATTCGTGCTGAGGCTGGCTCTTTTTATCTTGAGGATACAGGTAGCTCTAACGGTACTTATGTCAACAATTTGCCCTTACCTGCGGGCAATCGTCATAAGCTCAGGGCAGGCGATCGCATTTCTCTCGGCAAAGGTGACAAAGTTAGCTTTGTATTTCAATTGACCTCATAA